In the Methylophilus sp. 5 genome, one interval contains:
- the secA gene encoding preprotein translocase subunit SecA, with translation MLASLFKKVFGSRNDRLVKQYQQTVKQINALEPATQTLSDEQLRAKTEEFKQRYANGESLEQLLPEAFAVVREGSKRALGMRHFDVQLIGGMVLNAGKIAEMRTGEGKTLVATLPTYLNALTGRGVHVVTVNDYLAKRDAEWMGQLYNFLGLSVGINLSQMPHDAKQQAYASDITYGTNNEFGFDYLRDNMVFSKDERVQRPLHYALVDEVDSILIDEARTPLIISGQAEHSVDLYGAINEVAKQLVRQQVEDGEGDFWVDEKAQSVTMSEAGHEHAEQLLEQTGLLTAGSSLYEPANITLVHHLYASLRAQNLYHRDQHYVVRNNEIVIVDEFSGRMMPGRRWSDGLHQAVEAKEGVAIQKENQTLASITFQNYFRMYQKLSGMTGTADTEAYEFNQIYALETVVIPTHRPVQRLDAMDKVYRTGMEKYKAVIEDIKQCQAKGQPVLVGTTSIENSELISQLLTQAKLEHQVLNAKQHEREATIVAEAGRPGMITIATNMAGRGTDIVLGGNSEGEIHAIRHDANLSDADKDSKIAQLKAEWQQRHDAVLAAGGLHIIGTERHESRRVDNQLRGRSGRQGDPGSSRFYLSLEDQLLRIFSGERVAAIMTRLNMPEGEAIEHAMVTRAIENAQRKVEGRNFDIRKQLLEYDDVSNDQRKVIYEQRNELLESVDVGQTIRAMREDVINSLFNTYIPPGSVEEQWEVPALEQALQDELSTRLPVGEWLESNPDLHEETLRERIMNAANESYGSKETMAGNDNMRNFERAVMLQSLDNHWREHLAALDHLRQGIHLRSYAQKNPKQEYKREAFELFESLLNTVKSEVTKITMQVQVRSREELEEEERRAEEAMRATDVGNLQYQHTDYDSALTNSGEAAQDLPEGVRVGRNDPCPCGSGKRFKNCHGALS, from the coding sequence ATGTTAGCCTCGTTGTTTAAAAAAGTTTTTGGCAGCCGTAATGATCGGCTGGTCAAGCAATATCAGCAAACCGTCAAACAAATCAATGCATTAGAACCCGCTACTCAGACTTTGAGTGACGAGCAGCTGCGTGCAAAAACCGAGGAGTTTAAGCAGCGTTACGCCAATGGCGAGTCTCTGGAGCAATTGTTGCCCGAGGCCTTTGCCGTGGTGCGCGAGGGCAGTAAGCGTGCTTTGGGCATGCGCCACTTTGATGTGCAGTTGATTGGCGGTATGGTGCTGAATGCGGGCAAGATTGCCGAAATGCGTACCGGCGAGGGTAAAACCCTGGTGGCTACCTTGCCAACCTATTTGAATGCATTGACCGGCAGAGGCGTGCATGTGGTGACGGTCAATGATTACCTGGCCAAGCGTGATGCGGAGTGGATGGGGCAACTCTATAACTTTTTGGGTTTGAGTGTTGGTATCAACCTGTCGCAAATGCCGCATGACGCCAAGCAGCAAGCCTATGCGTCTGACATCACCTACGGCACCAATAACGAATTTGGCTTTGACTACCTGCGTGACAACATGGTGTTCAGCAAAGACGAGCGCGTACAGCGTCCTTTGCATTATGCGCTGGTGGATGAAGTCGACTCGATTCTGATTGATGAAGCGCGTACGCCGCTGATTATTTCTGGCCAGGCCGAGCACAGCGTTGATTTGTATGGTGCGATTAATGAAGTGGCCAAACAACTGGTTCGCCAGCAAGTTGAAGACGGTGAAGGCGATTTTTGGGTCGACGAAAAAGCACAAAGCGTGACCATGAGCGAAGCAGGGCACGAGCATGCTGAGCAACTGCTTGAACAAACGGGTTTGCTGACGGCCGGTTCTAGCTTGTATGAGCCAGCCAACATCACGCTGGTGCATCATTTGTATGCGTCTCTGCGTGCGCAAAACCTCTATCACCGCGATCAGCATTATGTGGTGCGCAACAATGAAATCGTCATCGTGGATGAGTTTTCTGGCCGTATGATGCCGGGTCGCCGCTGGTCAGACGGTTTGCATCAGGCCGTTGAAGCCAAAGAAGGCGTGGCAATTCAAAAAGAAAACCAGACGCTGGCGTCAATTACGTTCCAGAACTACTTCCGCATGTATCAAAAACTGAGCGGCATGACTGGTACGGCAGACACCGAGGCGTATGAGTTTAACCAGATCTATGCACTGGAAACGGTAGTGATTCCGACGCACAGACCTGTGCAGCGGTTGGATGCGATGGATAAGGTGTATCGCACCGGCATGGAAAAGTACAAGGCAGTGATTGAAGATATCAAGCAATGCCAAGCCAAAGGCCAGCCAGTCTTGGTCGGCACCACTTCCATTGAAAACTCTGAGCTGATCTCGCAACTGCTTACGCAAGCCAAACTTGAGCATCAGGTGTTAAATGCCAAGCAGCATGAGCGCGAAGCCACCATCGTGGCCGAAGCGGGCCGTCCTGGCATGATCACGATTGCGACCAATATGGCCGGTCGTGGTACCGATATTGTGCTGGGTGGTAATTCAGAAGGTGAGATTCACGCGATTCGTCACGATGCCAATTTGAGTGACGCAGATAAAGACAGCAAAATTGCGCAACTTAAAGCGGAGTGGCAGCAGCGCCACGATGCGGTGCTGGCTGCTGGTGGCTTGCATATTATCGGTACTGAGCGCCATGAGTCACGTCGTGTCGACAACCAGTTGCGCGGTCGTTCTGGCCGTCAGGGTGACCCGGGCTCTAGCCGTTTTTACTTATCACTAGAAGATCAATTACTGCGTATTTTCTCTGGTGAGCGTGTGGCGGCAATCATGACCCGTCTCAATATGCCGGAAGGCGAAGCCATTGAGCATGCTATGGTGACGCGAGCGATTGAAAACGCCCAGCGCAAGGTAGAAGGCCGTAACTTCGATATCCGTAAACAGTTGCTGGAATATGATGATGTGTCTAACGACCAGCGCAAGGTGATTTACGAACAGCGGAATGAGCTGCTAGAGTCAGTCGATGTTGGCCAGACCATTCGCGCCATGCGTGAAGATGTGATCAACAGCCTGTTTAATACGTATATTCCGCCTGGCAGTGTTGAAGAGCAGTGGGAGGTGCCTGCACTGGAGCAAGCCTTGCAAGATGAGCTGAGTACGCGCTTGCCGGTTGGCGAATGGCTGGAAAGCAACCCTGACTTGCACGAAGAAACCTTGCGTGAGCGCATTATGAACGCGGCGAATGAGAGCTATGGCTCAAAAGAGACCATGGCGGGCAACGACAATATGCGTAATTTTGAGCGCGCGGTCATGTTGCAAAGCCTGGACAATCATTGGCGCGAGCACTTGGCGGCGTTGGATCATTTACGTCAGGGTATCCATTTACGCTCCTATGCGCAAAAAAATCCAAAACAGGAATACAAGCGCGAAGCATTTGAGCTGTTTGAGTCATTGCTGAATACCGTCAAGAGTGAAGTGACCAAGATCACCATGCAGGTACAAGTGCGCTCTCGCGAAGAGCTGGAAGAGGAGGAGCGCCGTGCTGAAGAGGCGATGCGTGCCACCGATGTCGGTAACTTGCAATATCAGCATACCGATTATGATTCAGCGTTAACCAACAGTGGTGAAGCTGCGCAGGACCTGCCAGAAGGCGTGCGCGTGGGTCGTAATGATCCTTGCCCATGCGGCTCGGGTAAGCGCTTTAAAAACTGTCATGGCGCATTGAGCTAG
- a CDS encoding DUF1289 domain-containing protein, which translates to MSDQEIASPCVGVCSIDDGNGFCQGCFRTIDEIRQWWELDNAGKAEIVKLAAARESAVFGE; encoded by the coding sequence ATGTCTGACCAAGAAATTGCCTCCCCATGTGTCGGGGTGTGCAGCATTGATGATGGCAACGGTTTTTGTCAGGGTTGCTTTAGAACCATAGATGAAATCCGGCAATGGTGGGAGTTGGATAACGCTGGTAAAGCCGAGATTGTTAAATTGGCTGCGGCACGAGAGTCTGCAGTATTTGGCGAGTAG
- a CDS encoding MarR family winged helix-turn-helix transcriptional regulator — protein sequence MQNSLAKEALKQFRIIFGTVRQHFREIEASCGISGSQLWLLHEIATHPELGVSRLAENLAIHQSTCSLLVEKLVKKHLVEKQRLSQDQRKVGLIVTEAGHAVLAKAPKPVDGILPQVLATLDTDSLQNLNVSLKMVIGKLDAQSNNLGNQPLADL from the coding sequence ATGCAAAACTCACTCGCAAAAGAAGCTTTAAAACAATTTCGAATTATTTTTGGCACCGTCAGACAACACTTTAGAGAAATTGAAGCTTCGTGCGGTATCTCTGGTTCACAATTATGGCTGCTGCATGAAATCGCCACCCACCCTGAGTTAGGTGTCTCCCGCTTGGCAGAAAACCTTGCCATTCACCAATCGACCTGTAGCCTGCTGGTAGAAAAACTGGTCAAAAAACACCTGGTTGAAAAGCAGCGCTTGAGCCAAGACCAGCGTAAAGTAGGCCTGATTGTGACAGAAGCAGGCCATGCGGTACTGGCCAAAGCACCAAAGCCTGTCGATGGCATTTTGCCGCAAGTGCTAGCTACCCTGGACACAGACTCTTTACAAAACTTAAATGTTTCACTCAAAATGGTGATTGGTAAACTCGATGCACAATCGAATAACCTTGGCAATCAACCACTGGCAGATTTATAG
- a CDS encoding DUF2063 domain-containing protein produces MRSFQAYQTAFTAHLRHPAQHAKPAGVNAQRMRIYREIVFNNFLASVSACFPVLHDILGKRRFSKLVRQCFFSQHFGSPLFADIPKTFVDFLQTLALANLELPAFTAQLAHYEWVELALSQQVEPAPQESRAEPITNAHALSHFVVRLPVTHRLLQYDFAVQQLSKKNRHMRPIATYLLVYRTPAFQVRFMLLNAVTYQLLQQLQTHTATSQAHLHQLSQAMPQLAADTVISFGLETLYTLYQQQALIVESTTITARSTAF; encoded by the coding sequence ATGCGTTCGTTTCAAGCCTACCAAACGGCGTTTACGGCGCACTTGCGCCACCCGGCGCAGCATGCCAAACCTGCCGGGGTGAACGCGCAACGCATGCGCATCTACCGTGAAATCGTCTTTAACAACTTTTTAGCCAGTGTCAGCGCCTGCTTTCCGGTGTTGCACGATATTTTAGGTAAACGCCGCTTTAGCAAACTGGTGCGCCAATGCTTTTTTTCCCAGCATTTTGGCAGCCCCTTATTTGCTGACATCCCTAAAACCTTTGTTGATTTTTTGCAAACGCTGGCGCTGGCCAACCTGGAGTTACCGGCTTTTACAGCACAACTGGCACATTACGAATGGGTAGAACTGGCCCTGAGCCAACAAGTAGAGCCTGCACCACAGGAGTCACGCGCTGAGCCGATCACAAATGCCCACGCGCTAAGCCACTTTGTGGTGCGGCTGCCAGTAACACACCGCTTATTGCAGTATGACTTTGCAGTGCAACAGCTGTCTAAAAAAAACCGCCATATGAGGCCCATCGCCACGTATCTACTGGTTTATCGCACACCTGCGTTTCAGGTAAGGTTTATGTTGTTAAATGCCGTCACCTATCAACTATTGCAGCAATTACAAACGCACACCGCCACCTCACAGGCACACCTTCACCAGCTGTCGCAAGCCATGCCGCAATTAGCGGCCGACACCGTCATCAGTTTTGGCCTGGAAACCTTGTATACGCTTTACCAGCAACAGGCGCTTATTGTAGAAAGCACGACGATTACGGCGCGCTCAACGGCATTTTAA
- a CDS encoding DUF692 domain-containing protein encodes MAQLAEIHGAGLGLKRELLPQLMQQHGQALLAQLQFLEIAPENWLQAGGKYAVELDWLAQRYPIACHGLCLSLGGPDPLNVGFLKQVKQFLADFEIPLYTEHLSYCSDIANGYIYDLLPIPFTEEAVNYVAQRIRQTQDILQRRIAVENTSFYLAAPISDMDEITFINAVLTEADCDLHLDINNVYVNSVNFGFDPATFLASIPAERIVYGHMAGHLQVAPDLLVDTHGEAIIDPVWQLLEHAYRTLGMFPTLLERDSNMPPLPALMQEVDRIAALQQQALQKSAQAVHKVA; translated from the coding sequence ATGGCACAGCTAGCAGAGATTCACGGGGCAGGCCTGGGGCTAAAGCGGGAACTGCTGCCCCAGTTGATGCAGCAACACGGGCAAGCCTTGCTCGCACAGTTGCAGTTTCTAGAAATTGCGCCCGAAAACTGGCTTCAGGCCGGGGGTAAATATGCCGTCGAACTGGATTGGCTGGCTCAACGCTATCCGATCGCGTGCCATGGTTTATGTTTGTCTTTGGGCGGGCCAGACCCGCTCAATGTCGGCTTTCTCAAACAGGTCAAACAGTTTTTGGCCGATTTTGAAATCCCGCTCTATACCGAACATTTAAGCTATTGCAGCGACATTGCCAATGGCTATATTTACGACTTGCTGCCCATCCCTTTTACTGAAGAAGCGGTAAACTATGTGGCGCAACGCATCCGTCAAACCCAAGATATTCTGCAACGCCGCATTGCGGTAGAAAACACGTCTTTTTACCTGGCCGCGCCAATCTCAGACATGGATGAGATCACTTTTATCAATGCGGTGCTGACAGAGGCAGACTGTGACTTGCATCTTGATATTAATAATGTCTATGTGAATAGCGTCAACTTTGGCTTTGACCCTGCTACGTTTCTGGCCAGTATTCCGGCCGAACGTATTGTGTACGGCCATATGGCAGGCCACCTGCAAGTAGCGCCCGACTTATTGGTTGATACACACGGCGAGGCCATTATTGACCCGGTATGGCAGTTGCTCGAGCATGCCTACCGCACGCTTGGCATGTTCCCCACCCTGCTGGAGCGTGACAGCAATATGCCGCCGCTACCGGCCCTGATGCAAGAGGTTGATCGCATCGCGGCATTACAACAACAGGCACTGCAAAAGTCCGCACAAGCCGTGCACAAGGTCGCCTGA